A window from Mya arenaria isolate MELC-2E11 chromosome 9, ASM2691426v1 encodes these proteins:
- the LOC128246520 gene encoding multiple epidermal growth factor-like domains protein 6 isoform X4: MAVSDLIHLHVQRVFHVGLVLLICHVGHTWIFAQELQPGMQNVCQYQEVKMDAVRKPCVQAFTRFVKVWRPNCSDNRRWCTGYERRTYYYTTFRDQYQPRHITKYKCCHGWRQRSGEVSCMLRECNKALCLNGGECSSSTGNRCNCPAGFQGARCEYDVNECNDNNGGCDHECCNTIGSYVCKCPPGYQLGSDGRACLDIDECISNNGGCQHKCVNENGSYRCECPAGRRIHADGRSCIDSNPCLHDRGGCEHDCINDNGRASCRCYTGYRLNADLRTCDDIDECAKSKGGCTQACINTPGSFTCTCTPGYQLGTDGRQCYRIELEVIDGCAVNNGGCHHKCLHKSGQTTCACRGGYVLKTDNKTCEDVNECESGDSCCPHICHNNQGGYTCECREGFQQHVLDGCICLDVDECLANNGGCKQLCVNNEGSFSCACRPGFYLASDRNTCQEIRSAHRGRTSTRPGRGEIPYLRYDTTPIPIIPVDDYNIQLPHEQKDQKSIYDIEIMPVVTECIPGRFGEECIYTCADCLHGGYCNTKRNGCLCAAGWQGLICNETCHEGTYGSNCNSICTCENGGTCDHVTGKCKCPPGVKGEKCEDGCPPGFYGDICDKPCPKVCPTGYCDRMFGFCECLPGYFGPSCNIPCPEFTFGANCNQHCDCEKDKTSKCNPKTGQCICKPGYHGDRCKKGCPKGFYGTGCAMTCKCEDNMECDHVTGECIKNCPAGSMGRKCNLPCSQGRFGKNCARKCRCTGSQCDPVTGKCSCKAGRKGRRCKRSCPPGYFGINCRNECGCQNDAGCDPVTGECLCLPGYYGDRCAQVCPQGRYGQDCMQQCLCENEAHCHPQNGQCTCTLGFVGEMCERACEPGMYGAGCSEVCECENNAECDHKTGDCLCPPGWIGRHCNQKCSNNTFGPGCLQTCECRNNATCDHVSGVCWCKPGWRGRQCSKGCPAGFFGQDCQGICSCANGALCNHMTGECKCASGFTGVNCNEKCPAGRYGEKCERFCECLNGGTCDPVTGMCVCLPGWHGALCEEECEVGRYGIMCYQRCFCSGHPCNRVTGECNCTAGYMGIACEKTCPEGRYGANCAKSCACKNSDSCNKETGRCHCLPGYIGEECDEVCVQGFYGQDCLERCDCANDGTCTADTGTCICKSGWWGKRCQKPCLPGTYGDRCEQPCQCKENQPCYHVTGECACPPGYTGPACEQQCSEGTFGPDCQGSCTCNRNQNCDHVTGDCVCKPGQKGKNCQKENDQGCNDGEYGPSCERTCECEYGGLCDVMNGRCFCRHGYIGSTCQHMCPEGRWGENCTELCECMDSAHCGRIAGKCKCPPGFTGHSCDKTCEEGFFGIDCEEECECGPKGHCDPISGSCMCDLGWHGDTCEDECPDGKFGPECIHTCRCDNGASCDSVTGCCKCKPGYYGQSCEYECPKGTHGDYCSERCDCKNEASCDHVTGSCDCKPGYTGLSCQEKCSNETYGLRCAQLCSCEEFPCHHISGECICPPGLEPPDCRKPCQAGRYGPSCQFRCDCDNGATCDHVTGACLCVYGWIGPRCEHQLTASESGPRRGDIPWEWNYAYRRRRK; this comes from the exons aCGTCAATGAATGCAACGACAACAATGGCGGATGTGATCACGAATGCTGCAATACGATTGGTTCATACGTCTGCAAATGTCCCCCGGGTTACCAGCTTGGTAGCGATGGAAGGGCATGTCTTG ATATAGACGAATGCATATCTAACAACGGAGGATGCCAGCACAAATGTGTGAACGAGAACGGCAGTTACAGGTGTGAGTGCCCAGCTGGTAGAAGGATTCATGCAGATGGTCGGTCCTGTATAG ACAGCAACCCGTGTTTGCATGACAGAGGCGGGTGTGAGCATGACTGCATCAACGACAATGGACGGGCCTCCTGTAGATGCTATACAGGCTACAGGCTGAACGCGGACCTCAGGACCTGTGATG ACATAGACGAATGTGCGAAGAGTAAAGGTGGATGCACACAGGCGTGTATTAACACCCCGGGGTCCTTCACGTGTACTTGTACACCCGGCTACCAGTTGGGGACGGACGGCAGACAGTGTTATC GTATTGAACTCGAGGTGATCGATGGGTGTGCGGTAAATAATGGCGGATGTCACCACAAATGTTTGCACAAGAGCGGCCAGACCACTTGTGCTTGTAGAGGAGGCTATGTGCTTAAA ACTGATAACAAGACCTGTGAAGACGTGAATGAATGTGAAAGTGGCGACTCCTGCTGTCCCCACATATGCCACAACAACCAGGGAGGCTACACGTGTGAATGTAGGGAAGGATTCCAACAGCATGTCCTCGATGGCTGTATTTGTCTAG ATGTGGACGAGTGTTTGGCCAATAACGGCGGGTGTAAGCAGCTGTGTGTCAACAACGAGGGGTCGTTCAGCTGTGCGTGCCGACCGGGCTTCTATCTCGCTTCTGATAGGAACACTTGTCAGG AAATCCGTAGTGCGCACCGCGGTCGCACCTCTACCCGACCGGGTAGAGGCGAGATCCCTTACCTCCGATATGACACAACTCCCATCCCCATTATTCCAGTAGATGATTATAATATACAGCTGCCTCACGAGCAGAAAGATCAGAAATCCATTTATG ATATTGAAATTATGCCAGTTGTTACAG AATGCATACCTGGCCGTTTCGGTGAAGAGTGCATCTACACATGCGCCGACTGTCTTCATGGAGGATACTGCAACACCAAGAGAAATGGTTGCCTGTGTGCAGCCGGATGGCAGGGCCTCATATGTAACGAAACATGCCATGAG GGTACTTACGGCAGCAATTGTAACAGCATCTGTACCTGCGAAAATGGCGGCACATGTGATCACGTGACCGGAAAATGCAAATGTCCTCCCGGAGTTAAGGGAGAGAAGTGTGAAGACGGTTGTCCTCCAGGATTCTACGGTGATATTTGTGATAAACCTTGTCCGAAAGTGTGTCCCACCGGGTACTGTGACAGAATGTTTGGATTTTGTGAATGTCTTCCTGGATATTTCGGGCCTTCTTGCAATATTCCTTGTCCAGAATTTACCTTCGGTGCAAACTGCAATCAACACTGCGACTGTGAAAAAGACAAGACCTCAAAATGTAACCCTAAA ACAGGCCAGTGCATTTGCAAACCTGGCTACCATGGTGACAGGTGCAAGAAAGGTTGTCCAAAAGGTTTCTATGGAACTGGGTGCGCAATGACGTGCAAGTGTGAAGACAATATGGAATGTGACCACGTGACCGGTGAATGCATAAAAAATTGCCCTGCCGGAAGTATGGGCAGGAAGTGTAATCTAC CTTGTTCCCAAGGGCGGTTCGGCAAAAATTGTGCCCGGAAGTGCCGATGCACGGGCAGTCAGTGTGACCCAGTCACGGGCAAGTGCAGCTGTAAGGCCGGGCGGAAGGGGCGGAGGTGTAAACGTT CATGTCCACCTGGGTATTTCGGCATTAATTGTCGGAACGAGTGTGGTTGTCAGAACGACGCGGGTTGTGACCCAGTTACGGGGGAATGCTTGTGTTTACCTGGTTACTATGGCGACAGGTGCGCCCAAG TGTGCCCACAGGGACGATATGGACAGGATTGCATGCAACAGTGCTTGTGTGAGAACGAGGCTCATTGTCATCCACAGAACGGCCAGTGCACGTGTACTTTGGGATTTGTTGGAGAAATGTGTGAGAGAG CCTGTGAGCCCGGAATGTATGGCGCAGGGTGCTCGGAGGTCTGTGAATGTGAGAACAACGCCGAGTGTGACCATAAAACAGGAGACTGTCTGTGCCCCCCGGGCTGGATTGGCAGGCATTGTAATCAAA AATGTTCGAACAACACGTTCGGTCCTGGTTGTCTACAAACGTGTGAATGCAGGAACAACGCCACCTGTGATCACGTGTCCGGTGTGTGTTGGTGCAAACCGGGCTGGAGAGGTCGACAGTGCAGCAAAG GTTGTCCTGCCGGATTTTTTGGTCAAGACTGCCAGGGAATATGTAGCTGCGCAAACGGGGCCCTCTGTAATCACATGACCGGGGAATGTAAATGCGCTTCCGGTTTTACCGGAGTGAACTGCAACGAGAAATGTCCTGCC GGTCGTTATGGGGAAAAATGTGAGCGTTTCTGCGAATGTTTGAACGGCGGTACATGTGACCCAGTGACTGGAATGTGCGTCTGTCTGCCTGGCTGGCATGGAGCCCTCTGTGAGGAAG AGTGTGAGGTCGGTCGTTATGGCATCATGTGTTACCAGAGGTGCTTCTGTAGCGGACATCCGTGTAACAGAGTTACCGGGGAGTGCAACTGCACGGCGGGCTACATGGGTATAGCCTGTGAGAAGA CTTGTCCAGAGGGCCGATACGGGGCTAACTGTGCAAAGTCCTGCGCGTGTAAGAACAGCGACTCGTGTAACAAAGAGACGGGCAGGTGTCATTGTCTGCCAGGCTATATCGGGGAAGAATGTGATGAAG TCTGTGTACAAGGATTTTATGGACAAGATTGCTTAGAAAGGTGTGACTGCGCAAATGACGGGACTTGTACAGCGGACACTGGGACATGTATCTGCAAGTCCGGTTGGTGGGGAAAACGGTGCCAGAAAC CATGCCTTCCCGGCACATACGGCGATCGATGTGAGCAGCCATGTCAGTGTAAAGAGAATCAGCCTTGCTATCACGTGACTGGCGAGTGCGCATGCCCGCCAGGATATACAGGCCCGGCATGTGAACAGC AGTGTTCCGAAGGCACATTTGGGCCTGACTGTCAGGGATCGTGCACGTGTAATAGGAACCAGAACTGTGATCACGTGACCGGAGATTGTGTTTGTAAACCCGGACAGAAGGGAAAAAATTGCCAAAAAG AAAACGATCAAG GGTGTAATGATGGGGAATACGGACCTAGTTGCGAACGCACGTGCGAGTGTGAATATGGCGGTCTTTGTGACGTCATGAACGGACGGTGCTTCTGTAGGCATGGTTACATAG GTTCCACTTGTCAGCATATGTGCCCCGAGGGCCGGTGGGGTGAGAACTGTACTGAGTTGTGTGAGTGTATGGACAGTGCGCACTGTGGCCGGATAGCTGGGAAATGCAAGTGTCCGCCTGGCTTCACAGGGCATAGCTGTGACAAAA cTTGTGAAGAAGGCTTTTTCGGTATAGATTGTGAAGAAGAGTGTGAGTGTGGACcaaaaggtcactgtgatcctATATCCGGTAGTTGCATGTGTGACCTTGGTTGGCATGGAGATACGTGTGAGGATGAGTGCCCGGATGGCAAATTTGGGCCTGAATGTATTCACACTTGTAGGTGTGATAATGGTGCCTCTTGTGACTCAGTTACGGGATGTTGTAAATGTAAACCAGGATATTATGGCCAGTCCTGTGAATACG AATGCCCAAAGGGAACGCACGGTGATTACTGCAGTGAAAGATGTGACTGTAAAAACGAGGCCAGTTGTGATCACGTGACTGGATCATGTGACTGTAAACCGGGTTATACCGGCTTATCCTGTCAGGAAA AGTGTTCAAACGAAACATATGGGTTGCGTTGTGCACAGCTGTGCAGCTGTGAGGAGTTTCCGTGTCATCATATTTCAGGCGAATGTATATGTCCGCCTGGCCTAGAGCCGCCCGACTGCCGGAAGC CGTGCCAAGCAGGTCGGTACGGGCCTTCCTGCCAATTTCGTTGTGACTGTGATAACGGGGCCACTTGTGACCACGTGACCGGCGCGTGTCTGTGCGTCTATGGTTGGATAGGGCCTAGATGCGAGCACCAACTAA CAGCAAGTGAGTCGGGTCCAAGACGAGGTGACATACCGTGGGAGTGGAACTACGCTTACAGAAGACGACGAAAATAA
- the LOC128246520 gene encoding multiple epidermal growth factor-like domains protein 6 isoform X1 gives MAVSDLIHLHVQRVFHVGLVLLICHVGHTWIFAQELQPGMQNVCQYQEVKMDAVRKPCVQAFTRFVKVWRPNCSDNRRWCTGYERRTYYYTTFRDQYQPRHITKYKCCHGWRQRSGEVSCMLRECNKALCLNGGECSSSTGNRCNCPAGFQGARCEYDVNECNDNNGGCDHECCNTIGSYVCKCPPGYQLGSDGRACLDIDECISNNGGCQHKCVNENGSYRCECPAGRRIHADGRSCIDSNPCLHDRGGCEHDCINDNGRASCRCYTGYRLNADLRTCDDIDECAKSKGGCTQACINTPGSFTCTCTPGYQLGTDGRQCYRIELEVIDGCAVNNGGCHHKCLHKSGQTTCACRGGYVLKTDNKTCEDVNECESGDSCCPHICHNNQGGYTCECREGFQQHVLDGCICLDVDECLANNGGCKQLCVNNEGSFSCACRPGFYLASDRNTCQEIRSAHRGRTSTRPGRGEIPYLRYDTTPIPIIPVDDYNIQLPHEQKDQKSIYDIEIMPVVTECIPGRFGEECIYTCADCLHGGYCNTKRNGCLCAAGWQGLICNETCHEGTYGSNCNSICTCENGGTCDHVTGKCKCPPGVKGEKCEDGCPPGFYGDICDKPCPKVCPTGYCDRMFGFCECLPGYFGPSCNIPCPEFTFGANCNQHCDCEKDKTSKCNPKTGQCICKPGYHGDRCKKGCPKGFYGTGCAMTCKCEDNMECDHVTGECIKNCPAGSMGRKCNLPCSQGRFGKNCARKCRCTGSQCDPVTGKCSCKAGRKGRRCKRSCPPGYFGINCRNECGCQNDAGCDPVTGECLCLPGYYGDRCAQVCPQGRYGQDCMQQCLCENEAHCHPQNGQCTCTLGFVGEMCERACEPGMYGAGCSEVCECENNAECDHKTGDCLCPPGWIGRHCNQKCSNNTFGPGCLQTCECRNNATCDHVSGVCWCKPGWRGRQCSKGCPAGFFGQDCQGICSCANGALCNHMTGECKCASGFTGVNCNEKCPAGRYGEKCERFCECLNGGTCDPVTGMCVCLPGWHGALCEEECEVGRYGIMCYQRCFCSGHPCNRVTGECNCTAGYMGIACEKTCPEGRYGANCAKSCACKNSDSCNKETGRCHCLPGYIGEECDEVCVQGFYGQDCLERCDCANDGTCTADTGTCICKSGWWGKRCQKPCLPGTYGDRCEQPCQCKENQPCYHVTGECACPPGYTGPACEQQCSEGTFGPDCQGSCTCNRNQNCDHVTGDCVCKPGQKGKNCQKAKGRRVKELRGGRVRSKFWQDLYAKKLVAGCNDGEYGPSCERTCECEYGGLCDVMNGRCFCRHGYIGSTCQHMCPEGRWGENCTELCECMDSAHCGRIAGKCKCPPGFTGHSCDKTCEEGFFGIDCEEECECGPKGHCDPISGSCMCDLGWHGDTCEDECPDGKFGPECIHTCRCDNGASCDSVTGCCKCKPGYYGQSCEYECPKGTHGDYCSERCDCKNEASCDHVTGSCDCKPGYTGLSCQEKCSNETYGLRCAQLCSCEEFPCHHISGECICPPGLEPPDCRKPCQAGRYGPSCQFRCDCDNGATCDHVTGACLCVYGWIGPRCEHQLTASESGPRRGDIPWEWNYAYRRRRK, from the exons aCGTCAATGAATGCAACGACAACAATGGCGGATGTGATCACGAATGCTGCAATACGATTGGTTCATACGTCTGCAAATGTCCCCCGGGTTACCAGCTTGGTAGCGATGGAAGGGCATGTCTTG ATATAGACGAATGCATATCTAACAACGGAGGATGCCAGCACAAATGTGTGAACGAGAACGGCAGTTACAGGTGTGAGTGCCCAGCTGGTAGAAGGATTCATGCAGATGGTCGGTCCTGTATAG ACAGCAACCCGTGTTTGCATGACAGAGGCGGGTGTGAGCATGACTGCATCAACGACAATGGACGGGCCTCCTGTAGATGCTATACAGGCTACAGGCTGAACGCGGACCTCAGGACCTGTGATG ACATAGACGAATGTGCGAAGAGTAAAGGTGGATGCACACAGGCGTGTATTAACACCCCGGGGTCCTTCACGTGTACTTGTACACCCGGCTACCAGTTGGGGACGGACGGCAGACAGTGTTATC GTATTGAACTCGAGGTGATCGATGGGTGTGCGGTAAATAATGGCGGATGTCACCACAAATGTTTGCACAAGAGCGGCCAGACCACTTGTGCTTGTAGAGGAGGCTATGTGCTTAAA ACTGATAACAAGACCTGTGAAGACGTGAATGAATGTGAAAGTGGCGACTCCTGCTGTCCCCACATATGCCACAACAACCAGGGAGGCTACACGTGTGAATGTAGGGAAGGATTCCAACAGCATGTCCTCGATGGCTGTATTTGTCTAG ATGTGGACGAGTGTTTGGCCAATAACGGCGGGTGTAAGCAGCTGTGTGTCAACAACGAGGGGTCGTTCAGCTGTGCGTGCCGACCGGGCTTCTATCTCGCTTCTGATAGGAACACTTGTCAGG AAATCCGTAGTGCGCACCGCGGTCGCACCTCTACCCGACCGGGTAGAGGCGAGATCCCTTACCTCCGATATGACACAACTCCCATCCCCATTATTCCAGTAGATGATTATAATATACAGCTGCCTCACGAGCAGAAAGATCAGAAATCCATTTATG ATATTGAAATTATGCCAGTTGTTACAG AATGCATACCTGGCCGTTTCGGTGAAGAGTGCATCTACACATGCGCCGACTGTCTTCATGGAGGATACTGCAACACCAAGAGAAATGGTTGCCTGTGTGCAGCCGGATGGCAGGGCCTCATATGTAACGAAACATGCCATGAG GGTACTTACGGCAGCAATTGTAACAGCATCTGTACCTGCGAAAATGGCGGCACATGTGATCACGTGACCGGAAAATGCAAATGTCCTCCCGGAGTTAAGGGAGAGAAGTGTGAAGACGGTTGTCCTCCAGGATTCTACGGTGATATTTGTGATAAACCTTGTCCGAAAGTGTGTCCCACCGGGTACTGTGACAGAATGTTTGGATTTTGTGAATGTCTTCCTGGATATTTCGGGCCTTCTTGCAATATTCCTTGTCCAGAATTTACCTTCGGTGCAAACTGCAATCAACACTGCGACTGTGAAAAAGACAAGACCTCAAAATGTAACCCTAAA ACAGGCCAGTGCATTTGCAAACCTGGCTACCATGGTGACAGGTGCAAGAAAGGTTGTCCAAAAGGTTTCTATGGAACTGGGTGCGCAATGACGTGCAAGTGTGAAGACAATATGGAATGTGACCACGTGACCGGTGAATGCATAAAAAATTGCCCTGCCGGAAGTATGGGCAGGAAGTGTAATCTAC CTTGTTCCCAAGGGCGGTTCGGCAAAAATTGTGCCCGGAAGTGCCGATGCACGGGCAGTCAGTGTGACCCAGTCACGGGCAAGTGCAGCTGTAAGGCCGGGCGGAAGGGGCGGAGGTGTAAACGTT CATGTCCACCTGGGTATTTCGGCATTAATTGTCGGAACGAGTGTGGTTGTCAGAACGACGCGGGTTGTGACCCAGTTACGGGGGAATGCTTGTGTTTACCTGGTTACTATGGCGACAGGTGCGCCCAAG TGTGCCCACAGGGACGATATGGACAGGATTGCATGCAACAGTGCTTGTGTGAGAACGAGGCTCATTGTCATCCACAGAACGGCCAGTGCACGTGTACTTTGGGATTTGTTGGAGAAATGTGTGAGAGAG CCTGTGAGCCCGGAATGTATGGCGCAGGGTGCTCGGAGGTCTGTGAATGTGAGAACAACGCCGAGTGTGACCATAAAACAGGAGACTGTCTGTGCCCCCCGGGCTGGATTGGCAGGCATTGTAATCAAA AATGTTCGAACAACACGTTCGGTCCTGGTTGTCTACAAACGTGTGAATGCAGGAACAACGCCACCTGTGATCACGTGTCCGGTGTGTGTTGGTGCAAACCGGGCTGGAGAGGTCGACAGTGCAGCAAAG GTTGTCCTGCCGGATTTTTTGGTCAAGACTGCCAGGGAATATGTAGCTGCGCAAACGGGGCCCTCTGTAATCACATGACCGGGGAATGTAAATGCGCTTCCGGTTTTACCGGAGTGAACTGCAACGAGAAATGTCCTGCC GGTCGTTATGGGGAAAAATGTGAGCGTTTCTGCGAATGTTTGAACGGCGGTACATGTGACCCAGTGACTGGAATGTGCGTCTGTCTGCCTGGCTGGCATGGAGCCCTCTGTGAGGAAG AGTGTGAGGTCGGTCGTTATGGCATCATGTGTTACCAGAGGTGCTTCTGTAGCGGACATCCGTGTAACAGAGTTACCGGGGAGTGCAACTGCACGGCGGGCTACATGGGTATAGCCTGTGAGAAGA CTTGTCCAGAGGGCCGATACGGGGCTAACTGTGCAAAGTCCTGCGCGTGTAAGAACAGCGACTCGTGTAACAAAGAGACGGGCAGGTGTCATTGTCTGCCAGGCTATATCGGGGAAGAATGTGATGAAG TCTGTGTACAAGGATTTTATGGACAAGATTGCTTAGAAAGGTGTGACTGCGCAAATGACGGGACTTGTACAGCGGACACTGGGACATGTATCTGCAAGTCCGGTTGGTGGGGAAAACGGTGCCAGAAAC CATGCCTTCCCGGCACATACGGCGATCGATGTGAGCAGCCATGTCAGTGTAAAGAGAATCAGCCTTGCTATCACGTGACTGGCGAGTGCGCATGCCCGCCAGGATATACAGGCCCGGCATGTGAACAGC AGTGTTCCGAAGGCACATTTGGGCCTGACTGTCAGGGATCGTGCACGTGTAATAGGAACCAGAACTGTGATCACGTGACCGGAGATTGTGTTTGTAAACCCGGACAGAAGGGAAAAAATTGCCAAAAAG CGAAAGGTCGTCGGGTAAAGGAGCTTCGTGGTGGCAGGGTGAGGTCAAAGTTCTGGCAAGACCTGTATGCGAAGAAGCTTGTTGCAG GGTGTAATGATGGGGAATACGGACCTAGTTGCGAACGCACGTGCGAGTGTGAATATGGCGGTCTTTGTGACGTCATGAACGGACGGTGCTTCTGTAGGCATGGTTACATAG GTTCCACTTGTCAGCATATGTGCCCCGAGGGCCGGTGGGGTGAGAACTGTACTGAGTTGTGTGAGTGTATGGACAGTGCGCACTGTGGCCGGATAGCTGGGAAATGCAAGTGTCCGCCTGGCTTCACAGGGCATAGCTGTGACAAAA cTTGTGAAGAAGGCTTTTTCGGTATAGATTGTGAAGAAGAGTGTGAGTGTGGACcaaaaggtcactgtgatcctATATCCGGTAGTTGCATGTGTGACCTTGGTTGGCATGGAGATACGTGTGAGGATGAGTGCCCGGATGGCAAATTTGGGCCTGAATGTATTCACACTTGTAGGTGTGATAATGGTGCCTCTTGTGACTCAGTTACGGGATGTTGTAAATGTAAACCAGGATATTATGGCCAGTCCTGTGAATACG AATGCCCAAAGGGAACGCACGGTGATTACTGCAGTGAAAGATGTGACTGTAAAAACGAGGCCAGTTGTGATCACGTGACTGGATCATGTGACTGTAAACCGGGTTATACCGGCTTATCCTGTCAGGAAA AGTGTTCAAACGAAACATATGGGTTGCGTTGTGCACAGCTGTGCAGCTGTGAGGAGTTTCCGTGTCATCATATTTCAGGCGAATGTATATGTCCGCCTGGCCTAGAGCCGCCCGACTGCCGGAAGC CGTGCCAAGCAGGTCGGTACGGGCCTTCCTGCCAATTTCGTTGTGACTGTGATAACGGGGCCACTTGTGACCACGTGACCGGCGCGTGTCTGTGCGTCTATGGTTGGATAGGGCCTAGATGCGAGCACCAACTAA CAGCAAGTGAGTCGGGTCCAAGACGAGGTGACATACCGTGGGAGTGGAACTACGCTTACAGAAGACGACGAAAATAA